The following proteins come from a genomic window of Tenebrio molitor chromosome 9, icTenMoli1.1, whole genome shotgun sequence:
- the Sgsh gene encoding N-sulphoglucosamine sulphohydrolase encodes MNSSSSRLIDCRALVSVPSTSKRHKIFLGDILNFAPNCKMDTAGLAFLLLISSTVYAETGKKLNVLLILADDGGFEMGVYRNKICQTPNLDALAKKSLIFNNAYTSVSSCSPSRAALLTGMPAHQNGMYGLHQAENHFDSFTNVRSLPNILRDRGIRTGIIGKKHVGPPNTYSFDYEQTEENNSILQVGRNITHIKLLTREFLNNSTEPFFLYVAFHDPHRCGHTNPEYGEFCQHFGNGDEGMGLIPDWHPIYYQFDELELPYYIPNTIEARKDVAAQYTTISRLDQGVGLVLQELKDSGHEDDTLVIYSSDNGIPFPNGRTNFYDSGIAEPMLISSPLHTERRYQVTYSLTSLLDVVPTVLDWYNITQETNEIEADPVLTGRSLLPLLDKEPKNTTGEAVFASHVLHEVTMYYPMRMIRTHRYKLIHNLNYQSAFPIDQDFYLSPTFQGILNRTRNKENLYWFKTLKEYYNRPEWELYDLKHDPEELNNLAGKNDYKVIMKELELRLFQWQNVTSDPWICSPHAVLENKGNYRNNPQCMPLENM; translated from the exons ATGAACTCGTCCAGTTCTCGGCTGATCGACTGTCGGGCCTTGGTCAGCGTGCCGTCCACGTCGAAAAgacacaagatttttttgggagacattttgaatttcgcTCCAAATTGCAAGATGGACACGGCCGGTTTAGCCTTCTTACTGCTAATTTCGTCGACGGTTTACGCCGAAACTGGTAAAAAATTGAACGTGCTGCTTATTTTAG CCGACGATGGGGGCTTCGAAATGGGAGTGTACAGGAACAAGATCTGCCAGACGCCGAATCTGGACGCGTTGGCCAAAAAAAGTTTGATTTTCAACAACGCTTACACCTCGGTGAGCAGTTGTTCCCCAAG CCGTGCGGCGCTGCTGACTGGGATGCCGGCGCACCAGAACGGCATGTACGGACTGCACCAAGCCGAGAATCACTTCGACTCGTTCACGAACGTCCGCTCGCTGCCCAACATCCTGAGGGATCGCGGAATCAGAACCGGGATCATTGGGAAGAAGCACGTGGGGCCCCCTAACACCTACTCTTTCGACTACGAACAAACCGAAGAGAACAACTCGATCCTGCAAGTGGGCCGAAACATCACGCACATCAAATTGTTGACCAGAGAGTTTCTGAACAACTCGACGGA GCCTTTCTTCCTTTACGTGGCTTTCCACGATCCGCACCGTTGCGGCCACACCAATCCGGAATACGGCGAGTTTTGTCAACATTTCGGCAACGGGGACGAAGGTATGGGTTTGATACCGGATTGGCACCCTATTTACTACCAATTTGACGAACTCGAATTGCCCTACTATATACCTAACACGATAGAGGCGCGGAAAGATGTCGCCGCTCAGTACACCACGATCTCGCGACTCGACCAAGGGGTGGGACTGGTGTTGCAAGAACTGAAAGATTCAGGCCACGAGGATGACACTCTAGTTATTTACAGTTCAGACAACGGAATTCCGTTCCCCAACGGTAGAACGAATTTTTACGATTCTGGTATAGCCGAGCCTATGTTGATTTCGTCGCCGCTGCACACCGAACGGCGCTATCAAGTCACCTATTCCTTAACGAGCCTTCTAGACGTGGTCCCGACAGTCCTGGATTGGTACAACATCACCCAAGAGACCAACGAAATCGAAGCAGACCCCGTTCTGACAGGACGCAGTCTTTTACCTCTTCTAGACAAAG AACCCAAGAACACCACAGGGGAGGCAGTGTTCGCCAGCCACGTTCTGCACGAGGTCACGATGTATTACCCGATGCGCATGATCAGAACGCACCGCTACAAACTGATCCACAATTTGAACTACCAGAGCGCCTTTCCCATCGACCAAGACTTCTACTTGTCCCCCACGTTTCAA GGCATTTTGAACCGCACCAGAAACAAAGAAAATCTGTACTGGTTCAAAACTCTGAAGGAGTATTACAACAGGCCGGAATGGGAGTTGTACGATTTGAAACACGACCCGGAGGAATTGAACAATCTGGCGGGGAAAAATGATTACAAGGTCATCATGAAAGAGTTGGAGTTGAGGTTGTTCCAGTGGCAGAATGTGACCAGTGATCCTTGGATTTGCTCCCCGCACGCGGTCTTAGAAAACAAGGGGAATTACAGAAATAATCCGCAATGTATGCCTTTGGAGAACATGTGA
- the Pmm2 gene encoding uncharacterized protein Pmm2 → MNGDDVIFRFDYVFPENGLVQYKFGKEVERQSIQKFMGEEKLQKFINYTLSYLSTVVLPVKRGTFVELRAGMLNISPIGRSCSQEERESFEKYDKEYNVRQTMIDSLKKRFPDIGLAYSIGGQISFDVFPKGWDKTYCLRHLESEGYDEIHFFGDKTDKGGNDYEIYNDPRTIGHKVMNPEDTRKQLEQLFNL, encoded by the coding sequence ATGAACGGCGATGACGTGATCTTCCGCTTCGACTACGTCTTCCCCGAGAACGGACTCGTCCAGTACAAGTTCGGCAAGGAGGTGGAGCGCCAGAGCATCCAGAAATTCATGGGGGAGGAGAAACtccaaaaatttataaactacACCCTGAGCTATCTGTCCACGGTGGTGCTCCCGGTGAAGCGGGGCACGTTCGTCGAGCTACGCGCCGGGATGCTCAACATCTCCCCGATAGGACGGTCGTGCTCGCAAGAGGAGCGCGAGAGCTTCGAAAAGTACGACAAAGAGTACAACGTGAGGCAGACGATGATCGACTCTCTGAAGAAGCGCTTTCCCGACATCGGCCTGGCGTACAGTATAGGAGGGCAGATCAGCTTCGACGTATTCCCGAAAGGCTGGGACAAGACTTACTGCTTGCGCCACCTGGAGAGCGAGGGCTACGACGAAATACACTTCTTCGGCGACAAAACGGACAAAGGGGGCAACGACTACGAGATCTACAACGATCCCAGAACGATAGGACACAAAGTGATGAATCCCGAAGACACCAGAAAACAACTCGAACAACTGTTCAATCTATGa
- the mRpS33 gene encoding small ribosomal subunit protein mS33 — translation MSRYAKYADLTKLSTEYARRMLRLSNRIFGEVARPTNSKSMKVVRMFSEKPLNLRREVTHYYPRHVETGWLMIKLRHYGLYRDEHADFQEEMERMRVLRGKAKPKRQVRSKQPPKEE, via the coding sequence ATGAGTCGTTACGCTAAATACGCAGATTTAACAAAACTGTCGACGGAATATGCGAGACGAATGTTGCGACTCAGCAATCGCATATTCGGTGAAGTTGCCCGACCGACCAACTCCAAGTCAATGAAGGTGGTCCGGATGTTCAGCGAAAAACCGCTCAATTTGCGAAGGGAAGTGACGCATTACTACCCCAGACACGTCGAGACGGGGTGGTTGATGATAAAGTTGAGACATTACGGACTGTACAGGGACGAACATGCCGATTTTCAAGAGGAGATGGAGAGGATGAGGGTACTTCGGGGCAAGGCGAAGCCCAAGAGACAAGTGAGGTCGAAACAGCCGCCCAAAGAAGAATAG
- the LOC138138883 gene encoding BAG domain-containing protein Samui-like isoform X2 has protein sequence MPFSRPAFSGFPFDRTDRDQSLRSQLDDLAQRHPEFAEHLEGFPFSSDSLGRRTRPPRAHDSDFRRFTDRHFSPRFEEFGFAFDRDPFDEYRQEAAPPQHTQSEPARPAAAEETQKKTPERGRKQNIQQSNTVDLGQKQEPVNDRNQRSMSAPPPDNRQRFVSSIHIPINRDGGMGDMGTAQSQPSQQEKPANKSTERVIPIHVEGRDEPVLPKHAGPSFSQAQPERIFGHRPGQFTQFVGREPPRQYSAGPEWHHPGFAQKPQPQQKPQEQQKQQEPVPPPQQQQVPQQQQQPPQPRSAANNPIDVIQSIQKDVSELMGQVEQFTGVPRDKQYIFLDEMLTRNLIKLDNVDTQGQENIRQARKEAIKCIESCIGILEAKAAANVPKEEKPPQTELAEQTEREPQDTQQQAVEKMEVEVKEEPPKSDEKAEEEVKAEEAKPVEEAVAEEKMEVVAEPQAPVVTEEKKEEPKEDKVEIKADEEMKEAVTSEESKKEEEAAAKETSQQEEKEEPSDEKKEKKKGKKKIVKNN, from the coding sequence AGCGGTTTCCCTTTCGACCGCACCGACAGGGACCAGTCGCTGCGCTCGCAGCTCGACGACCTAGCCCAGCGCCACCCAGAGTTCGCCGAGCACCTGGAGGGCTTCCCCTTCAGCTCGGACAGCCTGGGCCGACGGACACGACCCCCGCGCGCGCACGACTCGGACTTCAGACGCTTCACCGACCGACACTTCAGCCCGAGGTTCGAAGAGTTCGGCTTCGCATTCGACAGAGACCCCTTCGACGAGTACCGGCAGGAGGCGGCGCCCCCGCAGCACACCCAGTCGGAGCCGGCGCGGCCCGCCGCCGCCGAGGAGACACAGAAGAAGACGCCGGAGAGGGGACGCAAGCAGAACATCCAGCAGAGCAACACGGTGGACCTGGGGCAGAAGCAGGAGCCGGTGAATGATAGAAACCAAAGATCGATGTCTGCCCCGCCCCCGGATAACCGCCAGAGATTCGTGTCGAGCATCCACATACCGATCAACCGAGACGGGGGAATGGGAGATATGGGGACGGCACAGTCGCAACCGTCCCAACAGGAGAAACCGGCGAACAAGTCCACCGAGAGGGTGATACCGATACACGTGGAGGGCCGCGACGAGCCGGTGCTGCCGAAGCACGCGGGCCCCAGCTTCAGCCAAGCCCAACCCGAGAGAATCTTCGGGCACAGGCCCGGTCAGTTCACGCAGTTCGTGGGGCGGGAGCCGCCGAGGCAGTACTCGGCGGGGCCCGAGTGGCACCATCCCGGGTTCGCCCAGAAGCCGCAGCCCCAACAGAAGCCCcaagaacaacaaaagcaGCAAGAACCGGTTCCTCCTCCTCAACAACAACAAGTGCCGCAACAGCAACAGCAGCCGCCGCAGCCGAGGTCCGCCGCCAACAACCCCATCGACGTGATCCAGTCAATCCAGAAGGACGTGTCCGAATTGATGGGTCAGGTGGAGCAGTTCACCGGAGTGCCCCGGGACAAGCAGTACATCTTCCTAGACGAGATGCTGACACGGAATCTCATCAAACTGGACAACGTGGACACCCAAGGACAGGAGAACATACGGCAGGCCCGCAAAGAGGCGATCAAGTGCATCGAGAGTTGCATAGGAATTTTGGAGGCCAAAGCGGCGGCGAACGTCCCCAAGGAGGAGAAGCCGCCGCAAACCGAGCTGGCGGAACAGACCGAACGCGAACCCCAAGATACTCAACAACAGGCTGTGGAAAAAATGGAGGTGGAAGTGAAAGAGGAGCCGCCCAAGAGCGACGAAAAAGCGGAGGAGGAGGTCAAAGCGGAGGAGGCGAAGCCGGTCGAAGAGGCGGTCGCCGAAGAGAAGATGGAGGTGGTCGCGGAACCGCAGGCTCCGGTCGTGACGGAAGAGAAGAAGGAGGAACCGAAAGAAGATAAGGTGGAGATTAAAGCGGACGAAGAGATGAAGGAGGCGGTGACAAGCGAAGAGAGTAAAAAGGAAGAGGAGGCGGCGGCGAAAGAGACGAGTCAACAGGAGGAGAAGGAAGAGCCCAGCGACGagaagaaagagaagaaaaagggaaagaaaaaaattgttaaaaataattag
- the LOC138138883 gene encoding BAG domain-containing protein Samui-like isoform X1 codes for MTTPMVETVRTIPLVVEKDAPQDADSGFPFDRTDRDQSLRSQLDDLAQRHPEFAEHLEGFPFSSDSLGRRTRPPRAHDSDFRRFTDRHFSPRFEEFGFAFDRDPFDEYRQEAAPPQHTQSEPARPAAAEETQKKTPERGRKQNIQQSNTVDLGQKQEPVNDRNQRSMSAPPPDNRQRFVSSIHIPINRDGGMGDMGTAQSQPSQQEKPANKSTERVIPIHVEGRDEPVLPKHAGPSFSQAQPERIFGHRPGQFTQFVGREPPRQYSAGPEWHHPGFAQKPQPQQKPQEQQKQQEPVPPPQQQQVPQQQQQPPQPRSAANNPIDVIQSIQKDVSELMGQVEQFTGVPRDKQYIFLDEMLTRNLIKLDNVDTQGQENIRQARKEAIKCIESCIGILEAKAAANVPKEEKPPQTELAEQTEREPQDTQQQAVEKMEVEVKEEPPKSDEKAEEEVKAEEAKPVEEAVAEEKMEVVAEPQAPVVTEEKKEEPKEDKVEIKADEEMKEAVTSEESKKEEEAAAKETSQQEEKEEPSDEKKEKKKGKKKIVKNN; via the exons ATGACGACTCCTATGGTGGAGACGGTGCGGACGATCCCGTTGGTCGTGGAAAAGGACGCGCCCCAGGATGCAGAC AGCGGTTTCCCTTTCGACCGCACCGACAGGGACCAGTCGCTGCGCTCGCAGCTCGACGACCTAGCCCAGCGCCACCCAGAGTTCGCCGAGCACCTGGAGGGCTTCCCCTTCAGCTCGGACAGCCTGGGCCGACGGACACGACCCCCGCGCGCGCACGACTCGGACTTCAGACGCTTCACCGACCGACACTTCAGCCCGAGGTTCGAAGAGTTCGGCTTCGCATTCGACAGAGACCCCTTCGACGAGTACCGGCAGGAGGCGGCGCCCCCGCAGCACACCCAGTCGGAGCCGGCGCGGCCCGCCGCCGCCGAGGAGACACAGAAGAAGACGCCGGAGAGGGGACGCAAGCAGAACATCCAGCAGAGCAACACGGTGGACCTGGGGCAGAAGCAGGAGCCGGTGAATGATAGAAACCAAAGATCGATGTCTGCCCCGCCCCCGGATAACCGCCAGAGATTCGTGTCGAGCATCCACATACCGATCAACCGAGACGGGGGAATGGGAGATATGGGGACGGCACAGTCGCAACCGTCCCAACAGGAGAAACCGGCGAACAAGTCCACCGAGAGGGTGATACCGATACACGTGGAGGGCCGCGACGAGCCGGTGCTGCCGAAGCACGCGGGCCCCAGCTTCAGCCAAGCCCAACCCGAGAGAATCTTCGGGCACAGGCCCGGTCAGTTCACGCAGTTCGTGGGGCGGGAGCCGCCGAGGCAGTACTCGGCGGGGCCCGAGTGGCACCATCCCGGGTTCGCCCAGAAGCCGCAGCCCCAACAGAAGCCCcaagaacaacaaaagcaGCAAGAACCGGTTCCTCCTCCTCAACAACAACAAGTGCCGCAACAGCAACAGCAGCCGCCGCAGCCGAGGTCCGCCGCCAACAACCCCATCGACGTGATCCAGTCAATCCAGAAGGACGTGTCCGAATTGATGGGTCAGGTGGAGCAGTTCACCGGAGTGCCCCGGGACAAGCAGTACATCTTCCTAGACGAGATGCTGACACGGAATCTCATCAAACTGGACAACGTGGACACCCAAGGACAGGAGAACATACGGCAGGCCCGCAAAGAGGCGATCAAGTGCATCGAGAGTTGCATAGGAATTTTGGAGGCCAAAGCGGCGGCGAACGTCCCCAAGGAGGAGAAGCCGCCGCAAACCGAGCTGGCGGAACAGACCGAACGCGAACCCCAAGATACTCAACAACAGGCTGTGGAAAAAATGGAGGTGGAAGTGAAAGAGGAGCCGCCCAAGAGCGACGAAAAAGCGGAGGAGGAGGTCAAAGCGGAGGAGGCGAAGCCGGTCGAAGAGGCGGTCGCCGAAGAGAAGATGGAGGTGGTCGCGGAACCGCAGGCTCCGGTCGTGACGGAAGAGAAGAAGGAGGAACCGAAAGAAGATAAGGTGGAGATTAAAGCGGACGAAGAGATGAAGGAGGCGGTGACAAGCGAAGAGAGTAAAAAGGAAGAGGAGGCGGCGGCGAAAGAGACGAGTCAACAGGAGGAGAAGGAAGAGCCCAGCGACGagaagaaagagaagaaaaagggaaagaaaaaaattgttaaaaataattag
- the LOC138138896 gene encoding methylglutaconyl-CoA hydratase, mitochondrial yields MLLIRSVQKIPKSLYIQSVRKISEARPDLVYQNLDGADKGIVVFGFNRPKQKNALSAGLVEQIKSALQKVTFDAQARVVVLRSLVPGVFCAGADLKERATMPREQVGLFVAGLRSLMDQICDLPVPVIGAVDGLALGGGLEMALACDIRVAASDAKMGLVESRLAIIPGAGGTQRLPRLINPAVAKELIYTARVIDGGAAYNLGIVNHVVAQNSSGDAAYLKSLDLAREILPNGPVAVRMAKRAINKGMQVDVGSGLAIEEACYAQLIPTQDRQEGLQAFNEKRKPQYTGQ; encoded by the exons ATGTTGCTGATAAGATCCGTCCAGAAAATTCCGAAAAGTTTGTATATACAGAGCGTCCGAAAAATCTCGGAGGCTCGCCCCGATTTAGTCTACCAAAACCTAGATGGCGCCGACAAGGGGATCGTGGTGTTCGGGTTCAACAGGCCCAAACAGAAGAACGCTCTGAGCGCGGGTCTGGTGGAGCAGATCAAGAGCGCCCTCCAGAAGGTCACATTCGACGCTCAGGCTAGGGTTGTGGTGCTGAGGAGTTTAGTTCCGGGAGTCTTCTGCGCAG GCGCCGACCTGAAGGAGCGCGCGACGATGCCTCGCGAACAAGTGGGACTCTTCGTCGCGGGACTCAGGAGCCTGATGGACCAGATCTGCGATTTGCCGGTCCCGGTGATCGGCGCCGTCGACGGACTGGCGCTGGGTGGCGGCCTCGAGATGGCTCTGGCGTGCGACATCCGGGTGGCCGCCAGCGACGCCAAGATGGGGCTGGTGGAGAGCCGCCTGGCGATCATCCCCGGAGCCGGGGGCACGCAGAGACTGCCGCGCCTCATCAACCCCGCCGTCGCCAAAGAGTTGATCTACACGGCGCGAGTGATCGATGGTGGCGCCGCCTACAATCTGGGCATCGTGAATCACGTGGTGGCGCAGAACTCCAGCGGGGACGCGGCTTATCTTAAATCGCTGGATTTGGCGAGGGAGATCCTGCCGAATGGACCTGTGGCTGTGCGGATGGCCAAGAGAGCGATCAACAAGGGGATGCAAGTGGACGTGGGCTCGGGGTTGGCGATCGAAGAGGCGTGTTACGCGCAGTTGATCCCCACGCAGGACAGACAGGAAGGGCTGCAGGCGTTCAACGAAAAGAGGAAGCCACAATATACTGgccaataa